The nucleotide sequence CGTGCCGTAGCTCTTATCTGTCCAGGAGGGCAAAGCCATCACGTTCCCCTTACCTCAGTGTCGAGACCTGCGTGAACACCGCACTAGAACCAGAGAAGACCTGAGCCATGACGGTTCCAGCGAGAGCTCAAGCCTTGCCTGGCGTAAGGCCCTTGCGCCAGTCTCTGGGGAGTTTCGAGGGGTAATGGAAAAGTTGAATGTCTTCCCGCTCAAGGCATGCTGACGGACAATCAGAAGTGTTTAGTGTTGCGTCCCCTGCATGCCTGGAGGAGCTCTCTTGCCGCACAGACCACCCCGGAAGTGGAAAGAGCTTCCTGCCCACTGCACCGAGGCACACCGACGGTTCGTCACGGCCCTCCGTGCCCTGCGGGAGTGCAGCGAAGAGACGCAGGAGATGATCGCCCACCGCGCCAATCAGTCGTACTCGACCCTCTCCAACCACCTGAATGGCGGGCGAGTGCCGGAGATCCAGCTACTCACCAGCTTCTACAAGGTGGTCAGGGAGGACGCGCTCGCGTCTGGGCACACGGTGCCGCACACTCTCGACGCTCTCCTTGAGATGCGGGTTCACGCACTGGAGAAGCACTGCGCCTGCTGCACGGTCGGGTTTCCCTCCGACGTACCGGCGGTCACCACCGTTGTCGCTCCGCAGCCTCCGCCAGAGCCGGCTTCGCGGCGCGTTCGGCGCTCTCCCCGTAAGCCACGGACCGTTCGCTATGCGTCCGGGCGCTCTTTTTCTGCCCTCACGGCACGGGCAAGGGTGCCGGTCCCCCTCCCCGCGGGGGACCGGCACCCTGAAACGCAGCTTGAAGAACAGTGGGCTGAGCTCGGCACCTTGCGGCGCTATCTTTCCGAGGGCCGTGACAGGGACGCATTCATCATGCTGTGGAGTGCCGCTACAAGACTCCCATCGGCTGACGTCCCAATTGTCGTCTCAGCGTGTCGCTCAGCAGGACTGGACGAGGAAGCGAACACCGTCCTCACCAGTGCCGGCAGGCGCGACGCGCAAGCCGTCCTTAACATCGCATCCGCCTTCCACGACAGGCAGCTCTATGCCGACGCCAGCCTCATACTGACCACCGCCACGGAGGCGCAGCAGGAACAGAACTAACCCGTGGGTCCGGAGATCGACAGGTCCCCCGACTGGTCTCTCGGGGAGGCATCCGCGGGTGTGAGGGCTGGCAGGTGGGGGCGGGTGGCGTTGGGTGGGGGGTGGGGCTGTTAGCTTCCCCCGCATGATGCGACGTGTGCCGGCTACCGGCGACGAGAAGGAAAGTCTGTACGTCAGTCTCGACCGGCATCGTGACGCGGTGTTGTGGAAGCTCGACGGGCTTGACGAGGAGCAGGTGCGGCGGCGGATGACGCCGTCGGGGACGTCGTTGCTCGGGTTGGTGAAGCATCTGGCGTGCAACGAGTACGGGTGGTTCTGCGAGACGTTCGGGCGCGGCATCGAGACGCTGTGGTTCGATCCCGAGGCCGGGGAGGACATGAGCGTCGAGCCCGACGAGAGCACCGCGAAGATCGTGCACTTCTACGGGCGTTCGCGGACCGAGGCCGACAAGGTGATCTCGGAGCTGGCGCTCGACGATGTCGGGACGTCCTGGCGGGGCGAGACCGTGTCGATGCGGTGGGCGCTGATTCACATGATCGAGGAGACCGCGCGGCACGCCGGGCATATGGATATTTTGCGTGAGCTCGTCGACGGCGCCACGGGTGATCATCCGCCGCTGTAATCGGTTCGTCGGTGATCCCCGCGAGCCGGTACGGTACGCGAACTACTCATGGGGAGGGCATCGTTGATGCAGGTGGGAAGACGAAGACCGGTACGTGGCGCCGCGTTGCTGGCGGGGGTCCTGGCGTTGGTCTGTGTCGCGGGGTGCGGGGCGCGTGACCCCGACAGGGCGCGGTCTGGTGAGGGGCGCGGCGGGCGTGGGGCGGCTGCTGTCTCGGCGGAGGGGTCGGCTGAGCGGCTGGAGCGGGACGGGACCACCATCACCGTGGGCGATTCGGCCGCCGAGCATGCGTTCATGCTGTACGAAGATCCCCGTTGTCCGGTCTGCCAGGAGTTCGAATTGACCGGGGGTGCCAAGACGATCATGGCGTCCGTGCGGAAGGGCGAACTGAGGGTCCAGTACACCTTGGCTTCCTTCCTGGACGACAGACTGGGGGGACACGGGTCGGTCAAGGCGGTGAACGCGCTGCGCGCCGCTCTGGAACAGGGGAAATTCGCGGAGTACCACGACGTGCTCTACGCGAACCAGCCCCCTGAGGAAGTCGACGGGTTCACCGACGGCGAGTTGCTCGCGCTCGCCTCGAAGGTGCCGGGTCTGCGGAGCGAGAGGTTCGACTCGGCGGTCAGGACGATGCGTTACCGGGACTTCGTCGAAGCGTCGGAAAAGGCCTACGAGGCGGACGGCGCCGGCGGGACACCCGAGTTGCGGGTCGACGGGATCGTTCTCCCTGACGGGGCGCGAGGGTTGATTTTCGACAAGGAGTCGACCTCGAAGCTCATCGACATCGCCATGGGCCGGTTCCGGCCGGACCCGCCACGAATGCCCGCCGAGGGCTGAGGTTCGGGGGGCGGCGCGGGCGGCGGTTCCGGTCAGGGGTGCGGGCGTACCACCACCGACGGGCGGTCCTTGCGGGCTTCCGCCAGGCGGAGTTTGGTGAGGACCGCCGCCACCAGCTCCTGCGGGTGGTCGCGGACCAGGGCCGGGACCGCGCTCACCACGTCCACGCCGTGGGATTCCAGGAGCAGTCGGCGGCGGAGCGTCGCGCGGTACGCGGTGATGCCCAGGTGGTACTCCTCCGAGTCGACCTCCAACGCCACCCCCGCGTACGGCCAGTACGCGTCGGGTCTCGCCAGGAACGCGCCCGAGGCGGTGAGGAGGGTGGGGTTCCACAGCGCAGGCGGGACGCGGGCAGCGGTGAGGACGTCGCGGGTCTCGCCTTCGGCGATCGACCGTACGCCCACGCGCAGTTCGTGGATGACGGCGCGCAGCGCCGGGTTGCGCAGGGCGTGGGACGCGCGGAGTTCGGCACGTAGATCCTCCGGATGACAGCTGGCCCTCTGGACGGTGTTGGCGAGCACCGCGCGCACCCGGTCCGCCGATGGTTCGTGGCGCGCGAAGTCGGACGCGGCACGGACCGGGCGTACGCACGGGATGCCGTTGACGAGGAGCGTGGGCGGCCAGCGGGTGGTGCGGCGCAGCCGGACGTACGAGGTGTCGCGCAGGCTGCGGCGGGACGCGACCAGCACCTCGGCGCGGTCCGTCGCCACTCCCCGCACCCCGTACAGCGCGAGCGCCGCCTCGCCCGTCAGCACCGCCGTCGCCCCGGACATCGCGCCCGGCCCGGCGCCCGGCCCGGCGCTCGGCCCAACGCTCGGTCCGGCGCTCGGTCCGGCCTCCGCCCCCTCCACCGGGCAGGCGCCCGCGCCGCGCGCCGTCACCGCGTACAGGACCGCGCCCAGCAGCCGCTGCCGCGCGTCCGGGTCGCCGGTCTGTATCAGCACCACCCCCGGCAGCAGCCGCTGCCAGGGCCCGCCGCTCGCGCAGCGGCGGGCGGCGGTGCTCGGGCTCAGCCCGGTGGCCCGCAACTGGCGGGTGGTGGCCAGCCGTAATTGGCTACGGGCCAGACGATTGACGGCCGCGTCCGCGGCAGTGGTTCTTGGCATGCCGGTTCCGTGCCCGGCCGTCATGGACGGGTAACCAACCGTCACTCACTGTTACGTTCTTTTGCGTCCCCCGTTGCGTTCCGCACCTTCCGCTCCTCGTTACGCTCGACAGCGACCAAGAACAGACAGCCAGACAAGGGTGGGAAACAACATGGCCAAGATTCCGGCCGCAGCCGTCGCGGCAGGCGGGCTCGTCGGCGGCTACGCCGTCGCACGCTGGACGAAGAAGCGCCCCCTCGGCGGCGTGGCGCTGCTCGCCGCCGGCGCCGTCGCTGCGACCCAGTGGCAGCAGGCCGCGGGAACGAAGGCGACCGTCGCCCTGAGCAGCGCGTACGTCGCCGCCTTCGCCGGGTCGCACCCGCTCGCGAAGAAGCTCGGCGCCTGGCCCGCGGTCTTCGCCTCCGCCGGCACCGTCGCCGCCGCCTCCTGGGCCGTCACCCGGCGCGCGCAGAATTCCTGACCGCCGCTGAACGCCCATGGGGTCCGCTCCGTATCTAAGAGCAACTCCCCCATGGTGATCGGGCGCGTGAGCGGATCAAGAGGATCCGCTCACGCGCCCGGTGCTTTCACGCCCGGTGCTCTCACCCGCGACTCTCACGCACCCAGCGCCTGCGTGACCGAGTAGATGACCAGCC is from Streptomyces sp. NBC_00370 and encodes:
- a CDS encoding DsbA family protein yields the protein MQVGRRRPVRGAALLAGVLALVCVAGCGARDPDRARSGEGRGGRGAAAVSAEGSAERLERDGTTITVGDSAAEHAFMLYEDPRCPVCQEFELTGGAKTIMASVRKGELRVQYTLASFLDDRLGGHGSVKAVNALRAALEQGKFAEYHDVLYANQPPEEVDGFTDGELLALASKVPGLRSERFDSAVRTMRYRDFVEASEKAYEADGAGGTPELRVDGIVLPDGARGLIFDKESTSKLIDIAMGRFRPDPPRMPAEG
- a CDS encoding DinB family protein, coding for MRRVPATGDEKESLYVSLDRHRDAVLWKLDGLDEEQVRRRMTPSGTSLLGLVKHLACNEYGWFCETFGRGIETLWFDPEAGEDMSVEPDESTAKIVHFYGRSRTEADKVISELALDDVGTSWRGETVSMRWALIHMIEETARHAGHMDILRELVDGATGDHPPL